From Acipenser ruthenus chromosome 23, fAciRut3.2 maternal haplotype, whole genome shotgun sequence, the proteins below share one genomic window:
- the LOC131699715 gene encoding trophoblast glycoprotein-like, which yields MYAFAFVVLFSLFSPGWCDSCPSSCECSEAARTVKCVFKDVTEVPAGIPSYTRNLYLTGNSISRIGPASFRGLGDVTKLSLSNNRITVIESHTFAALHNLRVLDLSNNGLSVIHPDSFNSENNSIRDLNLSRALYNHSAIGDLAAAMRRGGFGNLRKLDLSENEIVYLPTGIFSSLTALRHLDLRNNSLMVIKNSTFAGLDLEALDLRLNAIQTLRADSLRELDGMERVQIQMRDNPFVCNCGIEDFADWLNATAKVVDADRLVCVLPKELHNTSLLAARDLELGCHYSESAEIALQTSYAFLGVVLGFVGVIFLFVLYLNRKGIKKWANELRDACREVMEGYHYRYEIESDPRLGQLSTSDL from the exons atgtatgctttTGCATTCGTGGTACTGTTTAGCTTGTTTTCCCCGGGCTGGTGTGACTCCTGCCCCTCGTCCTGTGAGTGTTCCGAAGCTGCCAGGACGGTgaagtgtgtttttaaagatgTGACTGAGGTACCGGCCGGTATCCCCTCGTACACGAGAAACCTCTACCTGACGGGCAACAGCATCAGCCGAATTGGACCGGCGTCATTCAGAGGGCTGGGTGATGTCACCAAACTTTCACTAAGCAATAACAG aattaCTGTGATAGAGTCCCACACATTTGCTGCCCTGCACAATCTCCGTGTTCTAGATCTGAGTAACAACGGCCTGTCAGTCATACACCCAGATTCCTTCAACTCGGAGAACAACTCTATACGCGATCTCAACCTCAGCCGCGCTCTCTACAACCATTCCGCTATCGGCGACCTGGCAGCTGCAATGCGCAGAGGCGGCTTTGGGAACCTGCGCAAGCTGGACCTATCCGAGAACGAGATCGTCTACCTCCCGACCGGTATCTTCTCGTCCCTGACGGCCCTGAGGCACCTGGACTTGAGAAACAATTCCCTGATGGTCATCAAAAACTCTACCTTCGCTGGCCTCGACCTGGAGGCGCTGGACTTACGACTGAACGCCATCCAGACGCTCAGAGCGGACAGCCTGAGAGAGCTCGATGGAATGGAGCGGGTGCAGATCCAGATGAGAGACAACCCGTTTGTCTGCAACTGTGGCATTGAAGACTTCGCTGACTGGCTGAACGCTACTGCCAAGGTGGTGGACGCAGACAGACTGGTGTGCGTGCTTCCGAAAGAACTGCACAACACCTCGCTCCTGGCTGCGCGGGACCTGGAGCTCGGCTGTCACTACAGCGAGAGCGCAGAGATCGCACTGCAGACCTCGTACGCCTTCCTCGGCGTCGTTCTCGGCTTCGTCGGCGTCATCTTCTTGTTTGTTCTCTACCTGAATAGGAAAGGTATCAAAAAGTGGGCCAATGAACTGAGAGACGCCTGCCGGGAAGTAATGGAAGGCTACCACTACAGATACGAGATCGAGTCGGACCCCAGGTTAGGGCAGTTATCCACCTCCGATTTGTGA